A stretch of DNA from Pseudorca crassidens isolate mPseCra1 chromosome X, mPseCra1.hap1, whole genome shotgun sequence:
TCTCGTGAAGAGAACGGCCTCCTGAAACATGCAGCCGGGAGAACCCTGCTGTCACTATCCTACACTCAGGAGGCTGACCCAGCTTTTGAGCACCGTGGGCTCCTAAGGCTATGGTCACGCGGATGCGGCCATCAAGTGGCAGGCCCTGACAGATATGTGGCAGGCCCAGACCTACTGGCCATGTCAGCACCATGAGCCCTTAAACCCTGAGCTCGTGTAGTCTCTCTGGACCTATTGCCACTATGATCATGTGGTAGATCCAGCTTTTCAAGTCGCTAGAGCATGGCAGACTCCTAAACCCTGCCCATCATGTGGATTCATCCTGTCATGTGGCCCTCACTAGCTAGTGGCATGTGGAAGCCTCAGCCCTCCAAGTCACACAGGTGACCTGCTTCTGAGAGTCGTATGGATGCTATGGTCGGTCACACATCCCCCTTGGTCACACATCAGGCTCAGCCATCTCTGTCTCGTGAAGATTGCTGGCTACCAGAATCTTCAGATCCCTGAGTCAACACGGATGTGGCCGCTACCATCACATGGCAGGCAAAGCGCCTGCCGTCATGTGAACACCGCACCTACCCTTCGGCTGTTGGTTGTGTATATTCTACGGTCATGGGACATGCTGTGGTCTCCTGAGGCTCACTTCTCTCGGTCACAGTTCACGATAGAGGGCTCCTGAACCCTGAGGTCACCTGCGTCCTTCTACTCTGTGGCCTCCGCCAGCCAAGCCCCTGGAAGTCAGGTAGGGCCCCACAGAGGTGCGTTGCGTTACGTTACGTCAGTCCCGCAGTCACGTGACGCCGTAAGGTTGCGACCGAGGGGGGCGCCCTTTCAGCGTGTGGAGAGCCTGCCGAACGGTGGGTAGCTCGGCTTAGCCTTCTGAGGAGTCAGACCGAGAGGTGAAGAAGACCTTTAGAATTAAGGTACTTGTCCTGGCTGAGGGGGAACTTTGATGAGGCTCTGGCTCCGATGCCAACCTTTCCACCGACTTTCATGTTCTGCCACGGTAGGCGGTAGACGGTAGGCGGTAGTCGGGTAGGAGGGGCGCCCGCCGGTACTAGAGGTTTACTCAGAATTGGCGGGACAGCGGGCGGCAGGCGTTCATGGGCTGCTCTCGGCAGCTAGGCTCGGGAAACTGGGTggacccctccctttccccttcgtTCCCAACCCCCACGTTAAAGCCCTACTCTTGCTTATCTCTCTTCCGTATTCGTATTCACTGCCTGCCATGTGATGGCGTCCTCTGCGCTCCTCAGACCACGTTTGTTATTAGGGACACCGGAGAACTCCTAGATGCCAGTTCGTATCGATGATTTAAAATATGATCTTAACTTCTGTCTCTTAATTTGTTCTGTAGAGAGAGGCAAGGAGAGAGACTTtgtttaatttgatattttttcagtaaaaatgTGAAAGTAGCCAGCACCTTAAGGTTcagaatttgttttctgtctttgctTTGCCGATCAGTAGCTTTGCAAAgtgtgtggggggtgggatgCCATAATCTTTTTCTGCTTGGACTCTCTAAATGGCTTAAATTAGTCCAGCCAGACACTATTGGCTTCTGATTTTCCTCCTGATTTTCTAACCCTTCCTTGTTACATTCCTTGAAAACTCTCCCCTTTCCTTCATGTGGGAAAAAACAgtgaatttatttaagaaaaccaTATTAAGTAAAATTATAGATGATACATTTCATAAAAATCACGTAGATGGTACTTAATGAGTAAAATGCAGCAAGTAAAAGATGGTGTTTACATTTGTGAGGGATTTAAATATGGTTTGAGAGATGGTTAAAGgggtgatatatatattttttcttatataatatccatttctttcctctcatttCAGCACTTTCAGGTTTGCTCTACAAGACACTATGTCTGAGAGACAGCagcaacaaaaatgtttttatccATTGAAGAAATATGGGACATACAATAATGAAGGTACAAAGGATTTCTGTATTgtcatatttttaagataatatgCCACTTGAATCTCAAAGAATAGGATAGTGTCTTAGCTTGTTCAGGCTGCTGTAGTAGAACACCGTGGACCAGGTGGCttacaaattacaaaaatttATTCTTCACGGTTCTGGAGTCtgtgaagtccaaaatcaaggcaccagcaggttcagtgtctggtgagagcctgcttcctggttcataaagggctgtgttcatgctgtatcctcacatggcagaaagggcaagggagctctctgggtccTCTTTTGTAAAGGCACTAAACCCATTCATGACGGCAcctccctcatgacctaatcacctaccAAAGACTTTACCTGCAAATACTGTCACCTTGGAGACTAGGTTggtacataaacattcagtctgtagcagGTAGTTTCCTCAAGCTATATGGGAAAGGaacatttttccacagaccaCTAGAAGTACTAGTGTTCCTCAGAAAACATTTTGGGAAAGCCTGTTGAAAGTAAATCTCTTCTGCCGCATTAATACCTTGTACCTTTGTTTACTAAGAAGAATGTATGCTTTCTAATAATTATAATCTGTTCTTCTCATTAAGAAACTACTTATTACTAACTCATTTTATCTTACGTCATTagtctttctctcttttgcttaatctttccactttttcattctttacataTAACCTCAATTTATGTTTCTGATATCATGACGGCAAGCAATAAGTGCATGAGTGCTAGTCATTAGgaagtcttaaaaataaaataaaatgccccaCTCTTGAAAAGATGATACAACTTACCCGTAAGGATGAGTGGATGAAATAGCTCTCATTTTATACCAATTTTCCACACTTTTTCAAAActagtttgttattattatttaatcattATAGCTGCCATTTTTTGAGTTTCTGTTTTATGTCAAGCACTGTGGCAACCTTGTCAtaccagttttctcatttaatcctcagaaaaatCCTGAGAGGATGTTATTTTAATTCACAGATAAGATACAAGAGTCAAGATAGGCTAGATTATGCTGTGGTAATAGACAGTCCCCGTATCTCAGGGGCTTATTCCTCACTTCGACTACATGTCCATGGCAGGTGCATGCCCCTCACAGGATGGTGGACTTTGGGGGTCTGAGCCATTCTTACTGGAATGACTTGGAGACCCAAACTGACAGAGCAGCCATCATCTAGAAAGTTGTCAGTCTCTGTGCCTGAGGGGAAGAGGACCCTGCAAGGTCTCAATCCAACAACCATATGTTCTGGCCCAGAAATAGCACATGTCACTCACAACCCATTAGCCAGAACCAGTCACATACACAGCCCTGCCCAAACAAAGGAGGTCAAGAAGTACAGCTCTTCCAGGTCGCCGGAACAGGGACAAATGGAAACACATGGCAAACAGCACTACCGCACgatggaactgaggctcagagaggtaaaatacTCGCCTAAAATCACGTAcgcagtaagtgacagagcttcACTGGATTATTCTATCAAATACTTGACAAGTCGATGTCTGAGATTGCTTGTGTCTGAATCACCTTGATGAGGGAGGTCTCTAGCCCTGTTCAGGCACCCGACGTAGTTGGTCAGCCGGGGGACTGCGGTAGCTGTCATATAGCTCCCTTGTACGCTTTCCCCTTGGCAACGTTATTACGGAAGGAAAGTGGGTTCTTGCAAATGACTCTGACTCTTCCTATACACCGTACGTAGACCACATGCCCTTACTGCTccctttaaaatgtgaatttttccctttcattgctgGATTTTCCTGAAAACGCGTTGGTTGCCCGGCATTCTCCAAAGGTCACCAGTAAGGTTcctctttgttgttgttattgttgatgAGTGTCATTATGAACTCCTGGCTTTTGAACATGTTGGTGGGCTTCAAACCATCGTTATGTGGtgttgagcagaggagtgaaatGATTTGACTTGCTGTCTGCTGCTGGGTTGAAAAGAGACAGGTAAGGGAGCCAGGATGAAAGCAGAGGGGCCAGCTGGACAGCAGTACAGTCCAGGAGGTAGCTGTTGGTATCTTGGCCAGGGTGGTGGTAAtgaaggtggtgagaagtggccgGCTTCTGGACATACTGTGAGAGAGGGGCCGAGAGAATCTCCTGACCAGTTGGATGTGGAGTGTGGGAGAAAGAGAGCACGCCAGGCCCCCTCCGAGGTTTGGGGACTGAGCAAGTGGCATTTGTGGGTCAAATGCCCTATCTGTGTTTCCTTTCACTTCCAGTGCCACACAGGGAAAGTCCCAAGGTTGTGAGTAGCAGGATTGTCCTGACAGCGGGCCACACAGGGAAAGCAAGGGCTCCCCAGAGGAGTTCATCTGAGGCCTGGTCGTAATCAGTCCATCGTGGAGTGATCAGCAGTGGGCGGATCTTTACTCATAAGCGTGCCCTGAGACAACATGGAATAGTTAATGTACAAAAGGCACAGCACACAAACCTAGAGAACCTTAAGTATTACAACCCAACGGAAGCTGGTTTCTAACAGTGTAATTACCATAATCCTCCCTCCCCACAAGCCACTAGTATGATTATCTGCTGGTTCACTGTTTCAGTGgaatgtgttaaaaataaaatacccttAGTGAATCCACCCATGGGAGAGAGAATTGACATGATCTTATTTCTGCAGGTGCGGAAAAACTTCCAAATCTTTTGACATGGTGAATTAGATATGCTGGAGGGGAGAATTTTTGGGTGGAGGGGTGAACAGCAACACAACTGCTAGGAGTGAAGACAAGGTGAGGTACACCCAGGACACTTTCTAAGCGTGGCTGTAGCTTCAGTATCCAGTACAGTAGatgtcagagcaaagaaaatgagCAAGAGCCAAAGAGAGGCCTTACAGAATGATGAAAGGATCAGGACACCAGGGAGACATAAAGTTCCTAAATGTGTACgcaccaaacaacagagcctcaaggtacatgaagcaaaaactgatggaGATGAAAGGAGAAAGTGCCAGATCTATAATTATAGTGGGGGCTTTCCACACCCACCTCCCCCTTAGCAAGTGACAGAATTACTAgagagaaaatcagcaaggatataggaGTCCTGAATAACACAGTAAACTAACGAGATCTGCATGACATAAAGAGAACAGTCCGCCCACCAACAGCAGAGAAGAGGTTTTTCCCCGAGGGTCTCTGTAACATTCACCAAGTTAGACCATCTCCTCGACCATCAGACAAGCATCAGTAAACTCAGAAagaattgagggacttccctggtggtgtgctggttaagaatccgcctgccagtgcaggggacagaggttcgagtcccggtcaggaagatcccacatgccgcggagcagctaagcccgtgcgcttcaactactgaacctgcgctctagagccctcgagccacaactactgagcccgcgtgccacaactactgaagcccgcgtgcctagagcccaagctccgcaacaagagaagccgccgcaacgggaagcccgtgcgccacaacgaagagtagcccccgctcgccgcaagtagagaaaacccatgtgcagcaacgaagacccaacgaagccataaataaagaaataaaattattaaaaaaaaaaaaaaaacacttgaaatCTCCCAGAGTGTGTTCCCTGGCCATGATGGAATCAAATTAGCCACCAGTAATAGAAAGCCAAAAGAAGAATCCCTAAACACTGGGAAATGGTGGTTGACACATCATTCCAGGTTATCATTCACACCCTTGTTATAAAAGGGCTGAAGTTAGGAAGAGTTGCCTGCTGAGCTGAAAGGCATTTCAGGCTGGCCCAATAGAGAGGTCACTCTGGCTCTTTCCAACAGAGTATTGTTCAGGgcaaggctggagggagggagacagttCAGGAGGCCGTTACCTCAGTGCCACCTGACATTAAAGCTCCAAGTGCACTGGCAAAGGATGTCCAGCTAGCTTGCTGGTTGTTAGTGGAATCGGTATGGTGGCTCATTGGATTTGGGAAGCACGAGAGAGGTATTGGTGTGGTTGCTGGAAAGTCCTCAGAGAAGGCAAGATTCGGGTGCCTTCCTGGTATATATGACTGGTGTCCAGTCTAGCCCATGGACGCATACACCTCGGTTCTTTATCAGTCCTGCTCCActgttttaaaagtttcagtGCAGttgtcctctcctccttcctccctctttgtcCTCCTTGTCGTCCTCTTCCTCATCCTGCTCCTCCTCGATTCTTCCCCTGATAGTGCCATCTGTCGGATAAGGCTGTCCTCTCTGGGCAGGCAGAAGAGTGTCCTTTCTGAGGCTTGTGGGACTGGTCCCTTAGGCCACGTTGGCACTTGGCCTGCCCTACCATGCTGTTAGCCTAAGACATGGTACGTGGTAAGTGGACCACAGATGTGTCTGCAAACTTGTATTTTTGTTGCTCTTTTCAGAATACAGTGATGGTGGTAGATCAcctcaaggaagaaagaaaggttgGAGTTCTTTCCCAGGTAATTCTGGCGAGAGGAGCCCTCGTTATGAACACGATGGGTGTGAGCCTCAGCCCTCACACCTCCAGAAGGATGATGGAAACGTGGTGAAGAGGGTTGTCCAGGAGGACCCCGAAGTAAGACAGTAAGTGGCCAGGCAGCAGGGTTTGTGCACAGCAGCCCCTGGGACTATGCACCTCTCTCACGCTCCGTggacttgtttttcttctctcactGCAAAACTGAAGCATGCTAGAAGTGAAATAATGGTTGAGCAATCCTAATTGTAGTGCTGGTGGCAAAGAGACGAGGGTGTACAGAAGACTTTCTTAGCACTTATGGCCACTCACCgtccttctctccacatcccccCTGCAGCTCTCCCTGTACCATCCGAGGCAACAAGAGAGGAGTGAGATGGCACAGTGAAGGCCACGTGCATACTACTGTGTGGAGAAACAGAAAACCTCTGGAGAGAGAAATGGGGGAGAACACACAAGAAGGAACCCCAAGGAGCTGGTTCAGGGTCACAGTGAGTATCCTGAAAAATGTATGGAATGTGCAGGAGAGAAAAGGCAGGGGGAGCTGTGTTGGTCTCATGTAGAGATGCTGGTTTCTTTCACTGGGGACAGTTTGTAATCTGTCCTTTTTATTACCAGGAGTTAACAGTCTTGTTCATCTAAGGGCAGGTTCAGAGAAGCAATGTACAGGGAGCAGGCTGACCGTGAGGAGAACGGAGGAGCCTGTCTCAAAGCAAAGATGGAAACTACTGCCAAGGATATGGAGCGACTCCACATTGGAGGTCTCAGCTTGGCAAGCTGAGTGTGGGAGACAGAGGGTCGAGCCTCTGGAGACCTTGTCTGAGGGGCAAGCAGTGTGTGCGCTGGGTAGGATCTCCTGGATATTGATAAAAGGAAGATCATCTCTGACACCTTGATTATGTGGAAGAGAGTTTGACTGGAGAGAAAGAGTACTTAGGAAATCCATATTACGCACACCCGTAAGAAATCATGCCAGTGGTCCCTTCTTTACAAGCCCTTTCAAGCTCAGTAGAAGGCCGGGAAAGAACAGGAAAAGGTTCGTCCTCCAGCCTAAATTCCCTGTTGTCTGTCCTCTCTCCCATGCCTTCTTTTCATCCTTAGATTCCTTGTGGGATAAAGTATGACAAGACATGGCTAATGAAGTCAATCCAGAGCCATTGCAGTGTCCCGTTCACTCCAGTGGACGTAAGAGAGGATGCCGAAGCCAGACGCGTGGgcacagggaagggggagagagagacctGGTTCAGCAGGGTCTGTTGGCTTCTGATTCTATTGCTGTTGTATTCAATCCCTGTAGTTCCACTTTATGCAAAATGGGGCTCGGTTCTTTGTCCAGGAAGCTAGCACTGCCTCTGCATTGATGGATGTCAGCTACAAGATTCGTGACGAGGAGAGCCGAAAGGTGTGTGTCGAGGGCGTTATGTGTACCTCATCCTGAGGAAGGAGTACAGGCCAGGGGCTGGTTGTCTTCTTTGGAACTAGAGTTCCTGGTGCTTACCCCACCTCTTCTTCCTGCAGATACCTGTCTTTGTCAGCCCCTCCGCTGTTCCCTACTCTGTGCGGGATAAGTTGAAGCCAGAAGAAATGGAGCAGCTAAAGGTAATGGAGACTCACGGCGAGTAGTGTGCCAGCGCTCAGACCCACCTCTCCTTCTTCCAGTCCCCCGTCCCCCTCGCCCCCGATTTCCCTGCCACCACCACAGCCTCAGAGcggctctctccatctctctctccgcAGCTGACCTTGAGCAAACGATTTGATGTCTCCCAGCAAGCTCTTGACCTCCAGAGGCTCTGCCTTGACCCAGGTACGGCTGACAGCAGTAATTCTAGGGCGGGTGAGGGCAGAGGGGTCTTCCTGGAGGGAGAACTTAGGGATGGTAacgtggggaggggctggtgctGGCCCCACACCCCACTCAGCCATCctattccctcccctctccttcctgaaGACTTGGTGGGCTATGATATTGATATATTTCTGAATCGAAGAAGCTGCATGGCTGCCACCCTGCAGGTCATCGAAAAGTATTTCCCTGAGGTAAGGCTGTAGGCCCAGTGCTGGTATTAGGGTAGGGGGTGGAAGAGATGGGGAGGAGGGCAGATTTGTCTCCAAGGTCCTAGATAGTAACCTTCACTCTACCTCCTCTTGCCCCAAAGCTGTTGTCCTTGAACTTGAGCAGCAACAAACTGTACCAGCTGGATGGCCTGTCTGACATTATACAGATGGCCCCCACGGTCAAGATCCTGAACCTCTCCAAAAATGAGGTGAGAAGAGGGAGCCAGGTCAAAGTTGGGTTGAGAGTGGGGGGTGGGGCATGTTAGTGTCCAACAGAGTGATGACAGGAGGCAGGTGAAGGTAcctgtgtgggagggaggggtctggGGGTGCAGGGATCCAGATGTCCCTCTTTCCCTGGGATTCCTTTTCGCACTTCTGCCCCATATTTCTCAGCTGACGTCTGTGTGGGAGTTGAACAAGATGCAAGGGCTGAAGCTTGAAGAGCTGTGGCTGCAAGGGAACCCATTGTGTGACACTTTCCCAGACCAGTCCACCTATGTAAGGTCAGTGTGAACACCCTGTCACCCTTCTTGGTGACCTTCACCCATGGGAGCCTAGACTATCTGTGACAGTGCCCCTTTGCCAAAGGTGGCAGCCCTGGTCTTCTGGGAGGATCACAGGCCCCACCTTCTGCTTTCTCTGTGCCTATCACCGGTGAGGAGTTTCCTTCCCCTGACCTGCTCACCTCTGCAGGCGCTCTGGGGTCTGTTTCCAGCTCTCTGTGCCCAGTTATATTCCAGCAAGGCCTCCCAAGAGTGTGCCCCAGGAAGCAGGACTTCTCCTCCTCACCAGGACCAGGAGCGACCATCCTTGATCCAGATGCTGGCGCCCTGGACTGAGAAGGGTCCTCCAGTCCAGGGCCTCTTGCTGAGAGAAGCCTTCCTTCTTCGTGCTGAGATGGGGTTTGCCTCCCCCGTTCTGAGAGgggccctcttccccttcctccaaagggatcccccctcctctcccatgTTGACATGGGGGCTTTCCTGTGCCATGCTGAGGGCTGAGGCCATGGGTGGCTGCTGTCATGTCATCCATTCTGCTGGCCCAGtgccaggagctggaccctccttGGGAAAAAGCAGGGCTCCCTGAGTCAGGGGCCAGACGTGGGCCCCCGCCAGTGATCAGAGGGCTTCCTGAGGCAGGAGTggaaggcagagggcagaggtggtAGAGGAGACCGAAGGACAGGCCTCTGAGGGGCACTTCCCATCCCTCCCTGCACACGTCACATCATCCCGCCTGGTCCTTCACAGGAGCCCTGGGCAGCCTGAGACAGGTATGATTCCTCAGATAAAGAACCAACTCAGAGAGGTGCAGGGGTCATCGGGAGAGAAGACGGTGATCATCAGAGGGGGCCACGGATCCTCAGCCCCATACTGAGCTGGGACCTGACCCTTTCCTCCTTCTGGGGAAGATCTGCCCCCATGGCTGCTCGGTTTCCCATGCCCAAGTCTGGCTGAGCTCACACAGGTGCCAAAGTTTCAGCCAGCATCCAGTGGGCCCCCAGCCCAACATGTGCATATTTTCCATTCCTACCTGGTGTGTCTGGGCGATTCTGGGGCAGGTGAAGAGCTGCAACAAGTGTGCcgtttcccctttcttctctcttcttccctgacCCCGACCACGGGAgagcttctttcccttccctttgttGTCTCTCTCCCCCCTGTCTCTGTGCCCCTATGTCTCTCTCATGTCTCCCTTCCTACCTTCACTCCCTTTCTGTCTTCAtcccctccatctccctccctgagCCCCACCTCACTCACCTTGCTGGCCCAGCATCCTGGGCCATCCCTGGGGGGTGTCGGGGTCTTGCCAGAATGCTGGACCCCCAGTGAGGTAGCAGAGCCCCGGGCTCCCACTCCATCCGCTCTTCTCCCCACAGCCTTCAGTGGGgccctggaggaagggagggaggagaaggaagcccTGCAGCACGGGTTTGAAATGCTGGTCCCTGTGGCACTGGAGAAGGGAGTCCGAGTAGTCTGGGTGGGAGCTACCCAGgcgaaggagaggaagggaggcagggaaggaataTTAAAGTGAAGGTACTGAGAGAGATGAGGAGACAGTGCCTTTCAGACAGTAAGATGACAGACGCTCAGTGCTCAACAGGCAAGTGGACTGAAAACCCCTAAAATCAGGAGCAGAGGTGGGCAAAGGGTGCTGCTGGATTGGCCAGAACACACTGATCTCTGTTTATGGTATTACTGTTTTAACTCAAAGGAAGCATTGCAACCTTGAACTATCAACCACCTCttctctatttttggttttggaCAGGGCCATCAGAGAATGTTTCCCGAAGTTGTTACGCCTGGTAAGTGCCTACGTAAATCATTGTCTCTTACGAATGTCGGTGGTCTCTGCACCTGCCCTCAAGCCCTTTGGGTCTTGCCTAGATCACATATTAGCATCAGAACCTTAACCATTTTGGGGGACATGGACTCCTGAAAATGACATGGATATACTTGCTGGAAAAATACCCAtaaatacacacacgcacacacacaagttGAATATAACACTAGAGACTTCCAGGACCTCATGATGAAGACATCCACTGTAAGCTTTCCCATGGAATTTCCAGGGCCCTTTCACACCTGACCTCTGACCCTCACCCTCCTGGGCCCATCCTTTTCCCGGATCATCCAGGGCCACTCCCCTGGTCTCCACTCCTgacttcctcttcccttctccaggaTGGCCAGGAGTTACCGTCACCAGTGACCGTTGACGTTGACACTCCCTACATAGTAAAGCTCTGCAAGGTGAGGAAAAGGATCAAACAACATTTGGGGTGTTGCAGGGAGGCTTTATCTACTGCATAGTCTCAAGTGCCATTTGATTCCAGCGCAGCTTCCTTGTATCTGATGAGCTGAAGAGCCTAGTCCTGCAATTCCTGCAGCAGTAAGTACCTCTGAGAAGCTGAGCAATGGGGGAAGGGCTAGGACAGGTGAGGCCACCTAAGCACAGGTCTGCTCAGGGGAGTTTTCAAGTCCATTTGAGGTCCAGACCACAGAGATAGACTGTCTTCATTGGTCCTCCTTAGGTACTACTTGATCCATGACTATGGAGACAGACAGGTTCTCGCAGGTG
This window harbors:
- the LOC137216753 gene encoding LOW QUALITY PROTEIN: nuclear RNA export factor 2-like (The sequence of the model RefSeq protein was modified relative to this genomic sequence to represent the inferred CDS: inserted 1 base in 1 codon; substituted 1 base at 1 genomic stop codon); its protein translation is MGENTQEGTPRSWFRVTIPCGIKYDKTWLMKSIQSHCSVPFTPVDFHFMQNGARFFVQEASTASALMDVSYKIRDEESRKVCIPVFVSPSAVPYSVRDKLKPEEMEQLKLTLSKRFDVSQQALDLQRLCLDPDLVGYDIDIFLNRRSCMAATLQVIEKYFPELLSLNLSSNKLYQLDGLSDIIQMAPTVKILNLSKNELTSVWELNKMQGLKLEELWLQGNPLCDTFPDQSTYVRAIRECFPKLLRLDGQELPSPVTVDVDTPYIVKLCKRSFLVSDELKSLVLQFLQQYYLIHDYGDRQVLAGAYHEEACFSLTILFHPEDPAPSSLCEYFKDSRNMKKLKDPYLRVQLLKHTKRVIVHTLCVLPKTQHDFSSFVVDTWFQTETMLCFSISGVIKEVEGSSQGCVRSFARTFIATPARYASLCIVNDELFVRDANPSETQSLFSIPLSTPTSSSXAPLSQQQQDIMQASSTPSEMNLXWSQK